In a genomic window of Chryseobacterium sp. G0162:
- the atpD gene encoding F0F1 ATP synthase subunit beta: MANQIKGKISQIIGPVIDVVFNDVEAVPAIYDALEITKENGEKVVLEVEQHIGEDTVRCIAMDATDGLKRGQDVIGYGDPITMPIGEAVNGRLFNVVGDAIDGLKNISKDGGLPIHRPAPKFDQLSTSAEVLFTGIKVIDLVEPYAKGGKIGLFGGAGVGKTVLIQELINNIAKGHGGLSVFAGVGERTREGNDLLREMLESGIIKYGDDFMHSMENGGWDLSKVDLEAMKESKAAFVFGQMNEPPGARARVALSGLTLAEYYRDGGESGQGRDVLFFVDNIFRFTQAGSEVSALLGRMPSAVGYQPTLASEMGAMQERITSTKNGSITSVQAVYVPADDLTDPAPATTFAHLDATTVLDRKIASLGIYPAVDPLASTSRILSPEVIGHDHYNCAQRVKEILQRYKSLQDIIAILGMEELSEEDKSVVYRARKVQRFLSQPFHVAEQFTGIPGSLVDIKDTIKGFNMIMDGELDHLPEAAFNLKGTIEEAIEAGQKMLAENA, translated from the coding sequence ATGGCAAACCAAATTAAAGGTAAAATTTCTCAAATTATTGGTCCGGTAATCGACGTTGTCTTTAATGATGTGGAAGCAGTTCCAGCAATCTATGACGCGTTAGAAATTACAAAAGAAAACGGTGAAAAAGTAGTTTTAGAGGTAGAACAACATATTGGCGAAGATACAGTAAGATGTATTGCAATGGACGCTACTGATGGTCTTAAGAGAGGTCAAGATGTAATCGGATATGGAGATCCTATTACTATGCCAATCGGTGAGGCTGTAAACGGAAGACTATTCAACGTTGTTGGTGATGCTATCGACGGACTTAAAAATATATCTAAGGATGGTGGTCTTCCAATTCACAGACCAGCTCCAAAATTTGATCAATTATCAACTTCAGCAGAAGTTTTATTTACAGGTATTAAAGTAATCGACCTAGTTGAACCTTATGCAAAAGGAGGTAAAATTGGATTGTTCGGTGGTGCCGGTGTAGGTAAAACTGTATTGATTCAGGAGTTGATTAACAATATTGCAAAAGGACACGGAGGACTTTCTGTATTTGCCGGAGTAGGTGAAAGAACGAGAGAAGGAAATGACCTTTTGAGAGAGATGCTTGAATCAGGAATTATCAAGTATGGTGATGATTTTATGCACTCTATGGAAAATGGAGGTTGGGATCTTTCAAAAGTAGACCTAGAGGCTATGAAAGAATCTAAAGCTGCATTCGTATTCGGACAGATGAATGAGCCGCCAGGTGCAAGAGCTAGAGTAGCACTTTCTGGTCTTACATTAGCTGAGTACTATAGAGATGGTGGAGAAAGCGGGCAAGGTAGAGATGTACTTTTCTTCGTAGACAACATCTTCCGTTTTACACAGGCTGGTTCTGAGGTATCTGCACTACTTGGTCGTATGCCATCAGCGGTAGGTTACCAACCAACTCTTGCTTCTGAAATGGGTGCGATGCAGGAAAGAATTACTTCAACTAAAAATGGTTCAATTACTTCAGTACAGGCAGTATATGTACCTGCGGATGACTTAACTGACCCGGCTCCTGCTACAACGTTTGCTCACTTAGATGCAACGACGGTACTTGACAGAAAGATTGCTTCATTAGGTATTTACCCAGCGGTAGATCCATTAGCATCTACTTCAAGAATCCTTTCTCCAGAAGTTATCGGTCACGATCACTATAACTGTGCTCAAAGAGTAAAAGAAATTCTTCAAAGATACAAGTCACTTCAGGATATCATCGCGATTCTTGGTATGGAAGAACTTTCTGAAGAAGATAAATCAGTTGTTTACCGTGCAAGAAAAGTTCAGAGATTCTTATCTCAGCCTTTCCACGTAGCAGAACAGTTTACAGGTATTCCAGGATCATTAGTAGATATCAAAGATACTATCAAAGGATTCAACATGATTATGGATGGTGAATTAGATCACTTACCAGAAGCTGCTTTCAACTTGAAAGGAACCATCGAGGAAGCTATCGAAGCTGGACAAAAAATGTTAGCTGAAAACGCTTAA
- a CDS encoding T9SS-dependent choice-of-anchor J family protein yields the protein MNKKLFIGAVVLGIQISAQCNPLNLPYTEDFESVTTPALPTCSTIENAGSGNDWTTRQNAFTGIDSKALTYKYHSSNDANAWFFTPGLNLVSGVEYKLTFTYSGSGFDEKLKVAYGMNPNSSSMTNQLADYPDIADEDIHTETVTFIPQTTGAYYMGFNCYSDADQFYLQVDDISVTTSQLSTAEVTNRNNAVKIYPNPFTEVISINKIENVRSISITDISGKLIKTFDKPSSELYVKEIGSGIYMLKLEMKDGSQKVVKIIKK from the coding sequence ATGAATAAAAAACTATTTATTGGTGCAGTTGTTTTAGGAATTCAAATAAGTGCACAGTGCAATCCTTTGAATTTACCCTATACTGAAGATTTTGAAAGTGTAACAACGCCGGCATTGCCCACTTGTTCTACCATAGAAAATGCAGGTTCAGGGAATGACTGGACTACCAGACAGAATGCCTTTACCGGTATTGACAGTAAGGCATTAACCTATAAATATCACTCCTCCAATGATGCTAATGCCTGGTTTTTTACCCCAGGTCTGAATCTTGTAAGTGGAGTAGAATATAAATTGACATTCACCTATTCAGGAAGCGGATTTGATGAAAAGCTAAAAGTGGCTTACGGAATGAATCCTAATAGCTCTTCAATGACCAATCAACTAGCAGATTATCCGGATATTGCGGATGAAGATATTCATACGGAGACCGTAACATTTATACCTCAAACTACTGGAGCATATTACATGGGATTTAACTGTTACTCAGATGCTGATCAGTTTTATTTGCAAGTTGATGATATTAGTGTAACGACTTCACAGCTAAGTACAGCAGAAGTAACAAATAGGAATAATGCAGTAAAAATATATCCTAATCCATTTACAGAGGTAATCAGTATTAATAAGATTGAAAATGTACGATCCATTTCAATTACAGATATTTCTGGAAAATTGATTAAAACTTTTGATAAGCCTTCATCAGAATTATATGTAAAGGAGATTGGCTCCGGAATATACATGTTGAAGTTGGAAATGAAAGATGGTTCACAAAAAGTGGTTAAGATTATAAAAAAATAA
- a CDS encoding NAD(P)H-binding protein codes for MKALVIGATGATGKDLVNQLLNDKAFEEVDIFVRKPVDIKNEKLKVHIVNFENPGEWKGMVKGDVAFSCLGTTLKDAGSKEAQKKVDFDYQYEFAKAARENDVEDYILVSAYGANPKSKIFYSKMKGELEEAVKQLHFNKITIFKPGMLERKSSERTGEVLGSRIIKFANKLGLFESQKPLPTDILAKAMINSSKIKSNGYSSIKLGNIFCFAEKGIDG; via the coding sequence ATGAAAGCTTTAGTAATAGGTGCCACAGGCGCTACAGGAAAAGACTTGGTGAATCAGCTACTTAATGACAAGGCTTTTGAAGAAGTCGATATTTTTGTAAGAAAACCGGTTGACATTAAGAATGAAAAGCTAAAAGTTCATATTGTAAATTTTGAAAATCCTGGAGAATGGAAAGGAATGGTGAAAGGAGATGTTGCATTTTCATGTCTGGGAACAACTTTGAAAGATGCTGGAAGCAAGGAAGCTCAGAAAAAAGTAGATTTTGATTACCAATATGAATTTGCCAAAGCAGCCAGAGAGAATGATGTAGAGGATTATATCCTGGTTTCTGCTTATGGAGCCAATCCAAAATCTAAGATTTTCTATTCTAAAATGAAAGGTGAGCTGGAAGAAGCTGTAAAACAATTACATTTCAATAAAATCACCATTTTTAAACCTGGAATGCTGGAGCGAAAAAGTTCTGAGAGAACCGGTGAAGTTCTGGGCAGCAGGATTATAAAATTTGCTAATAAATTAGGCTTATTCGAAAGTCAAAAGCCTTTACCTACAGATATTCTAGCAAAGGCAATGATTAATTCTTCTAAGATAAAAAGTAATGGATACTCCAGTATTAAACTGGGTAATATTTTTTGTTTTGCGGAAAAGGGTATTGATGGATGA
- a CDS encoding histidine kinase, with protein sequence MKKIIYLLLFTVTSSLYYAQTAKEIIDKNIELSGGLTNWKLLNSVLLQGKVVLGIKDEYPIKIYQQRPNLTKTIIVIGGKETAIEGFDGNKGYAMNYAANKLQVYPEYVPENFDNDFIDWENKGFDAKYLGKEKVGEIYCHKVELTKNVNKNMYYFDTTTYMLLKEIKKEETVVYSDYKKVGNLTMPFRIESSSPKKDGDYVMLLNRIDINKVFPANIFKF encoded by the coding sequence ATGAAAAAAATAATATACTTACTCCTTTTTACCGTTACGAGTTCATTGTACTATGCTCAAACCGCAAAGGAAATTATAGATAAAAATATTGAATTATCCGGAGGTTTAACCAATTGGAAGCTTTTAAACTCCGTATTGCTGCAAGGAAAAGTGGTATTGGGAATTAAGGATGAGTATCCTATAAAAATATATCAACAGCGCCCTAATCTTACCAAAACGATTATTGTAATTGGAGGAAAAGAAACTGCAATTGAAGGTTTTGACGGAAACAAAGGTTATGCGATGAACTATGCCGCCAATAAACTTCAGGTATATCCGGAATATGTACCGGAAAACTTTGATAATGATTTTATTGACTGGGAAAATAAAGGCTTTGATGCTAAATATCTTGGAAAAGAAAAAGTGGGGGAGATTTATTGTCATAAAGTGGAACTAACAAAGAATGTGAATAAGAATATGTATTATTTTGATACAACAACTTACATGCTTTTAAAGGAGATTAAAAAAGAAGAAACGGTAGTATATTCCGATTATAAAAAAGTAGGAAACCTTACGATGCCTTTCAGAATAGAATCTTCAAGTCCTAAAAAAGATGGAGACTATGTGATGCTTCTTAACAGAATAGATATTAACAAGGTCTTTCCTGCCAATATTTTTAAGTTTTAA
- a CDS encoding glutathione peroxidase, whose amino-acid sequence MKNIFLMLLSFIAFLQSCTNQKSEISQAKTKELMGKTIYDFKVESLDGKEINFADFKGKKILIVNTASECGFTPQYADLEKLYEEYKDKLVIVGFPANNFGGQEPGTNAEIGTFCQKNYGVTFPMAAKVSVKGDDTAPIFKYLTEQELNGVKNTAILWNFTKFLVDENGKLIDSFVSTTKPTSESITKYLK is encoded by the coding sequence ATGAAAAATATTTTTTTAATGCTGCTTTCTTTTATCGCGTTTCTGCAAAGCTGCACCAATCAAAAAAGTGAAATTTCTCAAGCTAAAACCAAAGAACTTATGGGAAAAACAATATATGACTTTAAAGTTGAAAGCCTTGATGGTAAGGAGATCAACTTTGCAGATTTCAAAGGAAAGAAAATCCTGATCGTGAATACAGCTTCTGAGTGTGGTTTTACTCCTCAGTATGCAGACCTTGAAAAACTATATGAAGAATATAAGGACAAACTGGTAATCGTAGGCTTCCCAGCCAATAATTTTGGCGGACAGGAACCTGGAACCAATGCTGAAATCGGAACATTCTGCCAGAAAAACTATGGTGTGACATTTCCTATGGCAGCGAAAGTTTCTGTAAAAGGAGATGATACGGCACCTATCTTTAAATATTTAACAGAACAGGAGTTGAACGGAGTAAAAAATACAGCTATCCTTTGGAACTTTACCAAATTCCTGGTTGATGAGAATGGAAAGCTGATTGATAGTTTTGTAAGTACTACAAAACCTACAAGTGAGTCAATTACAAAATATTTGAAATAA
- the kdsB gene encoding 3-deoxy-manno-octulosonate cytidylyltransferase produces MKIIAVIPARYEASRFPGKLMQILGEKTVITTTYQNVVETGLFDEVFVATDSEIILNEITKNGGKAVMTGQHETGSDRIAEAVQNIDCDIVINVQGDEPFLKLEPLKQLIEVFKQDDQQEISLASLKIKLSEKTEIENPNNVKVITDNNGFALYFSRSAIPFHREVSYDVSYFKHIGVYAFRKEALLQFSKLEMKPLEISEKIECIRYLEYGMKIKMIETNFVGVGIDTPEDLEKARKLI; encoded by the coding sequence ATGAAAATAATCGCTGTTATCCCTGCGCGCTATGAAGCAAGCCGTTTTCCGGGAAAACTGATGCAGATTCTGGGAGAAAAAACTGTTATTACTACTACTTATCAAAATGTTGTGGAAACAGGACTGTTTGATGAAGTATTTGTAGCAACTGATTCTGAAATTATCCTGAATGAAATCACTAAGAACGGAGGAAAAGCTGTAATGACAGGACAGCATGAAACAGGAAGTGACCGTATTGCTGAAGCTGTACAAAATATAGATTGTGACATCGTTATTAATGTTCAGGGAGATGAACCATTCCTTAAACTGGAACCTTTGAAGCAGTTGATTGAAGTTTTTAAACAAGACGATCAACAGGAGATTTCCCTGGCTTCCCTTAAAATAAAATTGTCCGAAAAAACAGAAATAGAAAACCCGAATAATGTAAAAGTAATAACGGATAATAACGGTTTTGCCCTATATTTTAGCCGTTCCGCAATTCCTTTTCACAGAGAAGTTTCTTATGATGTGAGCTACTTTAAGCATATTGGAGTGTATGCATTCAGAAAAGAAGCTTTATTACAATTTTCTAAACTTGAAATGAAACCCCTGGAGATATCCGAAAAGATCGAATGCATCCGCTATCTGGAATATGGAATGAAAATCAAAATGATAGAAACCAATTTCGTTGGAGTAGGCATCGATACACCGGAAGACCTGGAAAAAGCAAGAAAGCTGATTTAA
- a CDS encoding MmcQ/YjbR family DNA-binding protein, with protein MDANEILDYCLTKKAVTESFPFDNETLVLKVDTKMFLLMGLERQPLSINVKTDPEWSAELREQYPQITGAYHMNKIHWNSVYLDGLKRDLIFKLIDHSYDLVFKSLTKKVQHTINNS; from the coding sequence ATGGATGCCAACGAAATATTAGACTATTGTCTTACTAAAAAAGCGGTTACAGAAAGTTTTCCATTTGATAATGAAACCCTTGTATTGAAGGTGGATACCAAAATGTTTCTGTTGATGGGTCTTGAAAGGCAGCCATTGTCGATCAATGTAAAGACAGATCCGGAATGGAGTGCGGAACTTCGGGAGCAATATCCTCAGATTACGGGAGCATATCATATGAATAAAATCCATTGGAACTCAGTGTATTTGGATGGGTTAAAAAGAGATTTAATTTTTAAATTAATAGATCATTCTTACGATTTAGTGTTTAAGTCGCTTACCAAAAAAGTACAGCATACCATTAATAATTCTTAA
- a CDS encoding VOC family protein: MKKIFFAVCILAAFLSGFAFKAVTEKESDALKRVTGIGGIFFKSKDPKKMREWYKEHLGFEVNEYGSVFEWYQGADNSKKGFSQWSPFSEKTKYFQPSEKDFMINYRVHDLEKLVEQLKKENVTILDKIEAYDYGKFVHIMDIEGNKIELWEPNDTEYEKLGQSMGSKTTK; encoded by the coding sequence ATGAAAAAAATATTTTTTGCAGTTTGCATTCTGGCAGCTTTTTTATCAGGATTTGCCTTTAAAGCAGTGACAGAAAAAGAATCTGACGCTCTGAAAAGAGTAACAGGGATAGGTGGAATCTTTTTTAAATCCAAAGATCCCAAAAAAATGAGAGAATGGTATAAAGAACATTTAGGTTTTGAAGTCAATGAATATGGATCTGTCTTTGAATGGTATCAAGGAGCAGATAATTCTAAAAAAGGTTTCAGCCAATGGAGTCCTTTCAGTGAAAAAACAAAATATTTCCAACCTTCAGAAAAAGATTTTATGATTAATTATCGGGTTCACGATCTTGAAAAGTTGGTTGAGCAGTTAAAAAAAGAAAACGTAACCATTCTGGACAAAATTGAAGCCTATGATTACGGAAAGTTTGTTCATATAATGGATATTGAGGGAAATAAAATAGAGCTTTGGGAACCTAATGATACTGAATATGAGAAATTGGGACAAAGCATGGGAAGTAAGACCACAAAATAA
- a CDS encoding FoF1 ATP synthase subunit delta/epsilon → MNIKILTPEYVVFEGEVNSVLLPGKNGEFHIMKNHAGIVSSLVGGKVKLFTNSVNEAYAKNLTKENDKDSIFSYSIKSGVVEFNHNKGIILCE, encoded by the coding sequence ATGAATATAAAAATTTTAACACCAGAATACGTAGTTTTTGAAGGAGAAGTAAACTCAGTGTTATTGCCTGGAAAGAATGGTGAATTCCACATCATGAAAAACCACGCAGGAATCGTTTCTTCTTTAGTTGGTGGTAAAGTGAAGCTTTTTACAAACTCTGTAAATGAAGCTTACGCTAAAAACCTTACCAAGGAAAATGATAAAGATTCTATCTTTTCATATTCTATCAAAAGCGGTGTTGTGGAATTTAATCATAACAAAGGAATTATCCTTTGCGAATAA
- a CDS encoding bifunctional riboflavin kinase/FAD synthetase — protein MKVFKNFKDYSSQKPLALSLGMFDGVHLGHKSIIDELIKVGTENNLETAILTFWPHPRFVFNPNEDLKLLNTIEEKQERIEKYSIDNLFLKEFDEEFRNLTGEEFVRQILIDKLNVKYLIIGYDHSFGKNKSGNFELLQKLSKELDFEVEQMEAINIHENNISSTKVRNALLTGNIKEANEMLGYSYPVSGTVVHGKKIGRTIGYPTANIDTESIKLLPKKGAYIVEVEIKGQQYKGMLSIGTNPTVNGEKLTVEVYILDFDKDIYNEKITVRFRDFLHDEIKFEGLEKLIERLDEDKRLTEEFNF, from the coding sequence TTGAAAGTTTTCAAGAATTTTAAAGATTATTCCTCTCAAAAGCCTTTAGCATTGTCTTTAGGGATGTTTGACGGGGTACATCTTGGACATAAAAGTATTATTGATGAGCTCATTAAGGTAGGAACAGAAAACAATCTGGAAACTGCTATTCTTACTTTCTGGCCACATCCGAGATTTGTTTTTAATCCCAATGAAGATTTAAAACTTCTGAATACCATAGAGGAAAAACAAGAACGTATTGAAAAATACAGCATTGATAATTTGTTTCTGAAGGAATTTGATGAAGAATTCAGAAATCTTACCGGAGAAGAATTTGTACGTCAGATCTTGATTGATAAACTTAATGTAAAATATCTTATTATAGGATACGATCATTCTTTCGGAAAAAATAAAAGCGGAAATTTTGAACTTCTTCAAAAGCTGTCTAAAGAACTTGATTTTGAAGTGGAACAGATGGAAGCCATTAATATTCATGAGAATAACATCAGTTCAACCAAAGTTCGTAATGCACTTTTAACTGGCAATATTAAAGAAGCCAATGAAATGTTGGGATACTCCTACCCTGTTTCCGGAACGGTGGTTCATGGAAAAAAAATTGGAAGAACTATTGGATATCCAACGGCCAATATTGATACGGAATCCATTAAACTTTTGCCTAAAAAAGGAGCTTATATTGTTGAAGTGGAAATAAAAGGTCAACAATACAAAGGAATGCTGAGCATTGGAACAAATCCTACGGTCAATGGAGAAAAACTAACCGTTGAAGTATATATCCTTGATTTTGATAAAGATATTTATAATGAAAAGATCACTGTGAGATTCAGAGACTTTCTTCATGATGAAATCAAGTTTGAAGGATTAGAGAAACTTATTGAACGGCTTGATGAAGATAAGCGACTAACAGAAGAATTTAATTTTTAA